The Arachis duranensis cultivar V14167 chromosome 2, aradu.V14167.gnm2.J7QH, whole genome shotgun sequence genome has a window encoding:
- the LOC107475331 gene encoding BAG family molecular chaperone regulator 4: protein MQPSSAFCQTPASLSMDTNAPNLATAGTPDDGGGPEIKVNVSHGPSHHEVHLPAQSTFGDLKRLLVHKTGLEPEQQRLFFRGIEKDDKQHLHQEGVKDKSKLLLLEGTASKEKKLEEARKQNEMSKASEAVAGVRAEVDKLSNRVSALEAAINGGNKASEKEFLVLTELLMKQLLKLDTIEAEGESKLQRKAEVRRVQSLVDTLDALKARNANPFSSSDNGVKVTTQWETFDSEMGNSNAPPSTSSSTKVTEDWERFD from the exons ATGCAACCCTCCTCTGCGTTTTGCCAAACACCCGCTTCGCTTTCCATGGACACCAACGCCCCAAATCTTGCCACCGCCGGAACCCCTGACGACGGCGGCGGGCCCGAAATCAAGGTCAACGTTTCCCATGGTCCCTCTCACCACGAGGTCCACCTTCCAGCCCAATCGACTTTCg GGGATCTCAAGAGATTGCTTGTGCATAAAACTGGTTTAGAGCCTGAACAGCAACGACTTTTCTTTAGAGGAATAGAAAAGGATGATAAACAACACTTGCACCAGGAAGGTGTGAAGGACAAGTCCAAGCTTTTGCTTTTGGAAGGTACTGCTAGCAAAGAGAAGAAACTTGAGGAAGccagaaaacaaaatgagaTGTCAAAAGCTTCTGAAGCTGTTGCTGGAGTTAGAGCTGAGGTGGACAAGCTTTCCAATAGG GTGAGTGCCCTGGAAGCAGCTATTAATGGGGGGAACAAGGCTTCTGAGAAAGAGTTTCTTGTGTTGACGGAGTTGCTTATGAAGCAATTGCTGAAGCTGGATACTATTGAGGCTGAAGGTGAATCGAAGTTGCAGAGAAAAGCTGAG GTACGTCGTGTGCAGAGCTTGGTCGATACCCTAGATGCTCTAAAGGCACGAAATGCCAACCCTTTTAGCAGCAGTGACAATGGTGTGAAAGTTACAACCCAATGGGAGACCTTTGACTCTGAAATGGGAAACTCTAATGCCCCACCTTCAACATCATCTTCTACTAAAGTAACTGAAGACTGGGAACGGTTCGATTAG
- the LOC107475334 gene encoding pentatricopeptide repeat-containing protein At3g12770 codes for MYKLVGQNTALEFNIATFSYAWFVPLSYIHLTHAIAKPMIPSKLIHNASRHLQYASFNQSPPSIFFRFSSLLHQFSNTLFHVKSIHAQIIINGVYNESFLVVKLIKAYSGLGFFGIARKVFDQCSHPETFLCNAMMAGYLRNQQCKEVPILFKMMGSCHIDINSYTCMFALKACTSLLDFQMGMEVVRDAVAEGLHLHPNVGSSVINFWVKFGKLGDARAVFDEMPERDVVCWNSMIGGYVQWQCFTEAIRMFLEMINCGIRPSRVTMASLLKVCGESGLRKFGRCLHSCVLVCGMGNDVFVLTSLVDMYSKIGETNSASLVFNSMCSRTLVSWNAMISGYVQNGMVHESFALFSRLVQIGAGFDSGTLVSLIQGCCLTSNLRSGKSIHSYIIRKGFEPNLVLSTAIVDMYCKCGATKQAITVFRRMDTRNVITWTALLVGLSQNGYAEDALKLFCQMQEENVAANSVTLVSLVHCCTHLGSLKKGRSIHAHFIRHGYTPDAIIISALIDMYAKCGKIHSAKKLFNNGFPFKDSILCNSMIMGYGMHGYGHQALGVFGRMIEEGVKPNQTTFISLLTACSHSGLVEEGKTLFHSMERDHGIKPSDKHYACLVDLLSRAGHLEEADTLVKQMPFEPSTDVLEALLSGCRTHKNINMGIQMADRLLSLNDLNSGIYVMLSNIYAEARRWDAVNHIRGLMRTRGLKKTPAYSLIEVGNELHTFFAGDDSHPKWEDIHQLLENLRIEVEACGYVPDTSCVLRDVNEEMKVKLLWGHSERLAIAFGLLSTPYGSLIRITKNLRVCVDCHNVTKYISRIVKREIIVRDANRFHHFVNGQCSCNDYW; via the coding sequence ATGTATAAATTGGTTGGCCAAAACACAGCTCTAGAATTCAATATCGCTACCTTCTCATATGCATGGTTTGTGCCTTTATCATATATTCACCTCACACATGCAATTGCCAAGCCCATGATACCCTCCAAGCTTATTCACAATGCTTCTCGTCATCTTCAATATGCCTCATTCAACCAATCAcctccttccattttcttcagATTCTCCTCATTGTTGCATCAATTCTCTAACACCCTTTTCCATGTTAAGTCCATCCACGCTCAGATCATTATCAATGGTGTGTACAATGAAAGCTTTCTAGTTGTAAAACTTATCAAGGCATACTCTGGTTTGGGTTTCTTTGGCATTGCCCGCAAGGTGTTCGATCAATGTTCTCACCCAGAAACCTTTCTTTGTAATGCCATGATGGCTGGGTATTTAAGAAACCAACAGTGTAAGGAGGTTCCTATTTTGTTTAAAATGATGGGGTCTTGTCATATAGATATCAACAGTTATACTTGTATGTTTGCTCTCAAGGCCTGCACCAGTTTGTTGGATTTTCAGATGGGGATGGAAGTTGTTAGGGATGCTGTTGCAGAGGGATTACATTTGCATCCAAATGTGGGGAGTTCGGTTATAAATTTCTGGGTGAAGTTTGGGAAACTTGGTGATGCTAGAGCAGTCTTTGATGAGATGCCCGAAAGAGATGTTGTTTGTTGGAACTCAATGATCGGGGGTTATGTGCAGTGGCAGTGCTTTACCGAGGCGATTCGGATGTTCCTTGAGATGATTAATTGCGGAATAAGGCCGAGTCGTGTGACAATGGCAAGCTTACTCAAGGTGTGTGGAGAAAGTGGACTAAGAAAATTTGGAAGATGTCTTCACAGTTGTGTCCTTGTGTGTGGCATGGGCAACGATGTGTTTGTGCTGACTTCTTTAGTTGACATGTATAGTAAGATAGGTGAAACTAATAGTGCTTCGTTGGTTTTCAATAGTATGTGCAGTAGAACTTTGGTTTCATGGAATGCTATGATTTCAGGATATGTTCAAAATGGTATGGTACATGAATCTTTTGCTCTTTTTAGCAGACTAGTTCAAATTGGTGCTGGGTTTGATTCAGGAACCTTAGTGAGCCTTATTCAGGGATGTTGTCTTACATCTAACCTGAGAAGTGGAAAATCCATCCATTCATATATCATTAGAAAAGGATTTGAACCGAATCTAGTTTTGTCCACTGCAATTGTTGACATGTATTGTAAATGTGGTGCCACAAAGCAGGCAATTACTGTTTTCAGAAGAATGGATACAAGGAATGTAATTACTTGGACTGCTTTGCTGGTAGGTTTATCCCAAAATGGCTATGCAGAGGATGCGCTGAAATTGTTTTGTCAGATGCAAGAAGAAAATGTGGCTGCCAATTCTGTGACTCTTGTTAGTCTAGTACATTGTTGCACTCACCTAGGATCTCTCAAGAAAGGTAGGAGCATCCATGCTCATTTTATCCGACATGGTTACACCCCTGATGCAATTATTATATCAGCTTTGATAGATATGTATGCCAAGTGTGGAAAAATCCACTCAGCTAAGAAATTATTCAACAACGGATTCCCTTTTAAAGATAGTATATTGTGCAACTCAATGATTATGGGTTATGGAATGCATGGCTATGGACATCAAGCTCTTGGTGTCTTTGGCAGAATGATAGAGGAGGGAGTCAAACCAAATCAAACTACATTTATTTCACTCCTAACGGCTTGCAGTCACTCAGGCCTTGTTGAAGAAGGTAAAACTTTGTTCCACAGTATGGAAAGAGATCATGGCATCAAGCCTAGTGACAAACACTATGCTTGCCTCGTTGATCTTCTTAGTCGAGCAGGCCATCTCGAGGAAGCAGACACATTGGTGAAACAAATGCCTTTCGAACCAAGCACTGATGTGCTTGAAGCTTTGCTCAGTGGTTGCAGAACTCATAAGAATATCAATATGGGGATACAAATGGCAGATAGATTACTTTCTTTAAATGATTTAAACTCTGGAATTTATGTCATGTTATCAAACATATATGCCGAAGCAAGACGATGGGACGCAGTGAATCACATAAGAGGCCTCATGAGGACAAGGGGactgaagaaaacacctgctTATAGTTTGATTGAAGTAGGAAATGAACTTCACACATTTTTTGCTGGTGATGATTCACATCCTAAGTGGGAAGATATTCATCAATTGTTGGAAAACTTGAGGATTGAGGTGGAGGCTTGTGGCTATGTTCCTGATACTAGTTGTGTGCTTCGTGATGTGAATGAGGAAATGAAGGTTAAGTTGCTTTGGGGGCATAGTGAGAGATTAGCTATTGCATTTGGTCTTTTGAGCACACCATATGGAAGCTTGATTAGGATCACAAAAAACCTTCGTGTCTGTGTTGATTGTCATAATGTTACCAAATACATATCAAGAATAGTTAAGAGGGAAATTATTGTAAGGGATGCTAATCGTTTCCATCACTTTGTTAATGGTCAATGCTCCTGTAATGATTACTGGTGA